Genomic DNA from Diorhabda carinulata isolate Delta chromosome 10, icDioCari1.1, whole genome shotgun sequence:
TTGTATCATAATCGTTTTTCCCGTTTGTTCAAggtcttgtatattttttgtcagttttgCTGTGATTTTTGTGTTAGTATTCATGTGTTGTAGTGTGTATATTGCGTTCTTTGAGTCTGTATGTATTGTTACTTCCGTCGATGGTGTATTTTGCGCTAGTTCGAGTAGTATTGTTGTTCCCATGTATATAGCGTACATCTCGAGCGTGTTGATGTCGCATGTAGTGGTTacctttattttataatatttttgtatggtgttttttatgtagattcCTATGGTTGAACTCTCGTCTTTTTTGCTAGCGTCAGTGTAGATGTGCAGTTGTGAAGTTTGTTCTTCTTGTGTCTCGTCTGTTAAACGTAGGTGTAGTGGTCTTCTGGTCGGATGTGGTTTGTCAGTTGTGTAGGTATGAAGCGTGTTTAGTAGCGGTTTTCGTCTGATGTACGTTTCCCATCTCGCCCCGGCGTCCGCCTGTAGGGGGGTTACCCCCGCAAGCACATGCAGGGCCGAGGTGGGTGTTGTCCTGTATGCTTTTGTTATAGCTAGTAAGTAAGGTCTTTCTGTTGCTCTTAGTTGTCTAATTATTCTGGAGTCTTTGTATCTATGTCCCCATATTTCTGAGGCGTAAAGTACCATAGGTTTTATTGCGTGTTCGTATATGTGTCGAAGTATTAACGGTTTTCGTCCCCATTTTCTTCCCGTGACTGCTATCAGTTTACTCGCTATGTCAGAggttttttttctaacttttttgaTGTGGTCCAAGAATAGCAGTCCTGTGTCAATTGTCAGTCCTAAATATTCTATGTTGTCTTTAATTTGTACTGTATGTCCGTCCATTTTTAGTCTCGGTTGTCTCGTTGTTTTGTAGGGTATGAACATAATTTCTGTCTTATCTTTGTTGTAAGTCAGTTTTTGGTTTTCAGCCCATTTTGTGCAAGCGGCCCAGATGCTCCTCCATTTCCGCTCTAGAACGTTTAGTGAGGTTCCCGTCAGTAGGATTATTTGGTCGTCCGCAAAGGCTTGAATCATGTCGTCTATGTCTAGTCCTCCTGTCTCGTCTAAGTACCTGAACCAGTCCTCCATAATTAGATTCCAGAGAGCCGGTCCGAGGCTGGAGCCTTGTGGGCATCCTCTGTGTGTGTCGGTTTCTATGTTTTCGGTTCGTATGTGTCTGTGCTTAAGGAAGTCGGTGCATAGTTTAGCGATGTTTCGTGgtgtatttttttgtcttagTATGTCTACCACTTGTGGTGTCCAGGCTGTGTTAAACGCGTTGCTCATGTCTAATGTTATGACCAACGTATGTATTTTGTGGTCTTTGTTGTGTCttatttttgtgattattttgtCAATGGCTTCTGTGGTTGTCCGTCCCTCTCTGAAACCGTATTGCCTCTCGTCAATATTGTTTGTCTGTTCTAGGTAGTAAGTTAGTCTTTTTGCTGTCATTTTGTCGAGAATTTTCCCTAGTGTTGGTAGCAGGCAGATTGGTCTTTTGGAGCCGTTCTTTTTTGGTAACCACACCATGTCTGCGGTCTTCCAAATGTTAGGAAAGTGTCCTTCTTGTAGGCATGCGTTATATAGTGATGTTAGTTCTTTGACGTTGTATTCGtttgttatgtttattatttcttttggtatattgtcatttgatgtcgcttttttgtttttcattattgctaCTGTCCACTGTACCTCTTGTTCTGTAAAGATCGGGTCTTCGGGTGTCGTAAAGTCTCTggtcatattttttcttttttcggtTTGTAGTGGGGTGTCGTTTTGTATGTCGTCTGGGGGGAAGTACATTTCGTGTAAAGTCATTATTGTCTCCTCTCTTGTAGTTGTCCACGTTCCGTCCTGTTTTTCTATCGTTTTGAGTGAGTAGTCGGTTGTGGTCCCTGCTCTTAGTATTCTATATGCTGTTTCCCATGGATTATCCGGGTCATTGTCGGTGAGAAATTGGCGTAgtgagtttattttatttctttttatctcttttttgtatattcttctTTGTTCTCTGTATATGTTTAGTTTAATTGCTCTTTCTATTGTGTTTTGTTCTTGTTGATATTGTTTTCGTTTCTTGTTCGTTTTCTGTCTTAGTCTGGTCAGCTCTTGGGTCCAccatatttgagttttttttctttttttccttttttctttttttagcccgttttccatgattttaacgtagttgttttggtatttttgcGCTGTACTTTCTACGTCGTGGAGCAGGGTCCAGTCAAGATTATCCGTGATTCTTTTAATTTTCTCGTTATCTGTGTTGTTAAAGTCATATTTTgtcttgtttgttttttgtcgATCATATCTCATGTTTTGTCTTATGTTGTATGTTATATATGCGTGGTCGCTGAGTGTCTCCTCGTTATGTACGATCCAGTCCGTTAAGGTTATTTCCTTTGTAATAGTCAAGTCTACCCAGCTTTTCCCTCTGTTGCTAATAAATGTCGGTGGGCTGTCATGTGTGTTATTTATAAAGTAAGTTCTCGAAGTTATCCAGTCCAGTATGTCCTCTCCTCTGTCGTCATTTATGTCTCCTCCCCATCCGGTGTTTTTGGCGTTGAAGTCTCCTGCCAGTATAAAGGGGTTTTTTATTTCCTCTATTTTCCTTCTGTGTCTATCTAgtcttttatttctattgccCCCTGGCTCGTCGTATATATTGATGATGTGTATTGTTGTGTCTTGTAATTGTATTTGGATGGTTGTGGTATTCTCGTCAGTCATAGAGGTGATCGTAATCGGTTTGTACACGGCCTTTGTGATTGTACATGTTTTGCTATGTTTATTGTGTCTCGTTATTATGTAGTTAGGAGGTGGCTTTATGTCGTGGAATGGCTCTTGTATTAGGATTATGTCGATGTCTTGTTCGTTACATGTTTGTAGCAGCTGGTCTGTCGCTCTTTTACCCTTTCCGCTATTAtgctgtaaaaattttattgtcatcTATGTTGTTGTGTGTTTTGTGTTTGTGAGTTTCTAGTTTGTCTTTtgttttgtgtgtgtgtgtgtgtgttttagTAGTTAATGTTGCGTCTTGTCtcgttcagtttttttatgtaaattgggCAGTTTCTGTCTCTTGCTTCGTGTCTTGTTTGTGGTAATCTAAGCAGTCTGCAATTGTGGCAATTAACGTCTGTCGTTGTACATGTTTTTGGGTCGTGTGCGTCTCCGCACCGGTAGCAGGTGTATTTTTGGTCAGTGCAGTATTTGGCCGAGTGTCCGTATCTGCTGCATTTGAAGCATAGGGTCACCGGGATGTGTTCTTGTGTGTAGAGTTTCGTCAGGTCTATGTATATGTGTCCTTTTGTCATAATGGCTCTGAAGATGTCGGTTGGGCACTGAAGCAGTATATTTTCCTTGTAAGGATTGCGACATGGTCTACCTCCGAGTCTCTTGCACTCTGTTTTAATTCTATTCCCGAATTGTCGTTGTAAGTCCTCGTTCTCGTTTAGTATGTCTTGAAGTAGATCTTCGGCTTTTATTCCTTTTTGTACGCCTGTGATGAGTACTATCGGGTCCTGTTGCGTCGTCATTGCTTTTGTCTTTAGATTTGTGTTGTTgtctagtttttcttttatttttgtttgtgtgtctttgtctttgtttaTAAGGATTATTCCGGTTTTAGTTCTTCTTATGGTCTCTATGTCAGTTggtttgacaatttttttaacaatatcgAGAGCTCTCTGAGGGTCCTCTGTGTCGTTTTTGACCAGGGTCTCGAAAACTCTCGGTGTTTTCGGGGGGGAGTTCCAAGTCTGTGGTTGTGGTGCTTGTGCAACCAGCGAGGCGTATGTCCTTGTTGTGGGTTGAGTCGGGAGGTTTTGGTGGGTGACTTTAGGTTGTGGAGGTGTTGGGGTTGACACTTTGTTCAGTCTGCTCTCTAGGTCGTTTACTTTATTTAAGATCATGTCTAGTTTGTCGTTATTTTTGTCTTTGTCCGTGTTAGTCTTTAGTCTGTTGATCGTTACTTCTTGGTCATATGCAACAGCTATGAGTGTATGAACCAGTTGTTGCATTTCGGTCATTGCTTCCCGTACAGTCAGTTGGTCTTTTTTGGTAAAGCTGATCTTTCCCTTGGACTCTGGTGAGCTTCTGGTTATGGCCTGTTCTACTGTTTTGGTCAATGTCTTCGTCCTTTTCATTATATCTGTCATACTTGTTTCCTGTTGTGGTCTTGTTTGTCCtgcttcctcttcttcttcttcttctgagTCAGTTTCTTGTCTTTTTTTTGCTTTGGTGTTCTCTTAgtcgattttttatatttaagaatGGGGTTCGCTCAGCGTTCCCGTCATGTCATTTTTCCCGCTCGTGTCCGAAGAATCACTTTCGGTTATATCCATTGTTCATATATTGTCCCTGTATACTAATTTaactaaatataatataaatattgtccAGCACTTTAACACGTGCACGCGATTTGAAGCCGAGAATTTAAgagataaaagttttttttttttttttctacttacaaataatataatataatataaatactgtTCAGCACTTTAACACGTGCGCGCAGTTTGGAGCCGAGAATATAGaggtaaaaagttttttttttttttctttctttttacttacaacataaaataataaaaatgttcatcACTTTATCACGTGCACACGGTTTGGAATAAAGATTATTTGAGATAaagtttctttctttttttttctttttacttaccacgcaatacaataaaaacactGTTCATCACTTCGTCACGTGCACGCGGCATGAAATAAGGATATTTGAGAACACCGTCGATTAACGCCACTGAAGCAAACGTGTCCGTTCTCTACCGAGTTCGGATATAAAGTgagtgggtagggacagtgggaatctcgttaatccattcatgcgcgtcactaattagatgacgagaCATTTGGCTATCAGAAATGTGTGTCTTTTTACGGACCTGGACAGAGCCAGTTCTCAACACTTGTCATCATGCAGTCAAAGTGGCCTGTCGCATACAAGGTCCTAAACCCCGCCTCTTCCATTTGCCAGTCCCTTCAGTGGGGACTACGTGCCACCCTGGTTCACCCTGGACCCTTAAATCAATAAAGGTGGGCCTCGGTGGCCACAACAGCACGACACGGGGCCTTAGGAATTAACCTGCCCCGCCAATATTTCGTTTTCATAGTCCGCGCCACTTTCCAGGACGGACTCCTTTCCAAAGCGAGACCAAGACATTGTATTTCCCAGCAGTAGTTGGCTGGTGCGCTAATGAATGGAAACCACGACACCCCCAGTCCCCGTTCCCAAGTACCAGGTCTGGAAGTGCACAGTGGTCCTCGATAGCCGAAGGTGGATgttctgtaaaataaaatataatataatatataaaatattaaatctaccTATAACTAATGGTAGTACAGCTTCGGGCGAAAATCATATAGAGGCTTCTTATTCCGGGAATATGTTTCATCAGCCTATTTAAGATTGAGCCATAAAATAGCGATGAATGGAGAGGCTGCCAATAATAGTTTTGGTAATGTAAGATCTGATGTCTTGCTTAGAAAAGCCGAGAATATtagaaatgatattattatctcGACACCAGATTCCACGCGCTCCCACGACTAGAGGGGCCACGACGATATGTTTCCCAGGGTATCGGGATGTCATAgttaagagagtcatagttactcccgccgtttacccgcgcttgcttgaatttcttcactttgacattcagagcattgggcagaaatcacattgagtcaacacccgttggggccatcgcaatgctttgttttaattagacagtcggattcccctagtccgtgccagttctgagctgaccgttgaatggcggccgaagaggatacccaaataccgattaaggtaatatggaacctcgcagcaagacggttccgcgggaggccaaggcacgggaccgaactcggattcataattatcactaactccaaccaggaaggaaagagagatgctccaattacttcacctatctcacctgctctgaggtcgatatatttataatatatctcttataatatttaaatacaattcgccaaactatcataaaaaaaacgtgtgtttaataataatatcatctctcatatgaaatataacattatttgtttttatttaaagagtcggcagcagcagcagcagcatcagcatcagcatcagcatcagcatcagcatcagcatcagcatcagcaacacaccaccagcctttatacatatataatatttttaatatatataattcatatattttgtcgatataccgtgtgtataaatgatataaataaaacactggtcagacgtccagtcttcgaaactttattatttctctcggacacgacgaccgcgttatcattttatcataaatatattatatatacacacacttatttatcgactatatatacgtcgtatatatgtataatatatatatatatatattatatataaatataactctctaccaaacaaattttatgtatttcatataaatacacgattaatttatggtatagcgggttgtgttcaaaaattgcgtaactttttctataaaaatttacgctgcttttcgcactttaggatgccgcacaaatacaaaaaaaaatacgcacaagtttgtatgtgcatgtgttttttcttaattagtgtgcgttattgtttcacatccaacacgcttaggcattatttttctttaataaatagaaaaattttaaattctaagcagtcttttaaattgatacgaccctcagtcaggagtggtccgggaacgagtatccgaggaccgcaatgtgcgttcgaaatgtcgatgttcatgtgtcctgcagttcacaagttgacgcgcaattagctgcgttcttcatcgacccacgagccaagtgattcaccgttcagggtaatcattttattattatgtcgttttctcatattctattcgtcgtatttttaatatttgattattattaaattaataatattattataatatcttatacgcgtatagaaaatttatataacgacatttttatatatatatatatatatatatatatatatatatatatatatatatatatatatatatatatatatatatatatatatatattataataaatggtaattattcgaaacttttagagaaattataatatcgtactttgatatatctgataaattttaaccgctgcacatgttttattacaaacgaggcgcgcatagacagatatctcgcacgatatattcctcctctttatattattacagttttttttttatcttgaaagttttatacaaatttcgacggtcgggcgtaaatcttcgaacaccttcgaaataatacataaaatattatttctaaaacgaatttttatacatatcgatagaaacgacatgtgcttaaatttcgtttaggtacccggatgaaaatgtctcaataacatataatcatcacatataatctgtcgatattttcttgtattaccttcaaacgataaaaaacttaggtaataatataataaacgaaataaaatttatccataaaaatatagacacacacacgacaacagacgacgtttcaataaactatatatttttcgtttattataataacgattctttatcagaacgtttttagttaacaagaaattttgttaatgatcgttccgtcaatcgttataatatataataatacatatgttgttattgttgtgtcgtcatcgtcgtcgacgccttctataaactatgataaaaatttttcgttatatttttattggaaaaatttatatatgtaaatatatttttatagacgtatgaattatatttatctttttttttttaattttattcgaaacttgttcgaattttgtaaaaattaaaaaaagatttcaatatatatacatctataatatatatataatttataacatatataaatttcttttgaagagttcgataattttgtagaagaaaattctcttttacaattaatacagacttgatttcgttttttttttttttgtttaaaaacgaacaaatactctgtaatgatccttccgcaggttcacctacggaaaccttgttacgacttttacttcctctaaatgatcaagtttggtcatctttccgaagcatcggcgacgccgaaacgccaccgcgctcagtccgaagacctcactaaatcattcaatcggtagtagcgacgggcggtgtgtacaaagggcagggacgtaatcaacgcgagcttatgactcgcgcttactgggaattcctcgttcatggggaacaattgcaagccccaatccctagcacgaaggaggttcagcgggttacccgggccgctcggccagggaggacacgctgattccttcagtgtagcgcgcgtgcggcccagaacatctaagggcatcacagacctgttattgctcaatctcgtgcggctagaagccgcctgtccctctaagaagaattatttgtacgccgacagtaaaaaccgcgaacggcaagagccgaaactcaataccgacgggcctttgggatgtcgaaatacgcctagttagcaggctagagtctcgttcgttatcggaattaaccagacaaatcgctccaccaactaagaacggccatgcaccaccacccaccgaatcaagaaagagctctcaatctgtcaatccttccggtgtccgggcctggtgaggtttcccgtgttgagtcaaattaagccgcaggctccactcctggtggtgcccttccgtcaattcctttaagtttcagctttgcaaccatacttcccccggaacccaaaagctttggtttcccggaagctgcccgccgagtcatcggaggaacgtcggcggatcgctagctggcatcgtttatggttagaactagggcggtatctgatcgccttcgaacctctaactttcgttcttgatcaatgaaagcgtttttggcaaatgctttcgcttctgtccgtcttgcgacgatccaagaatttcacctctaacgtcgcaatacgaatgcccccatccgttcctattaatcattacctcggggttccgaaaaccaacaaaatagaaccgaggtcctattccattattccatgcacacagtattcaggcaaaattttggcctgctttaagcactctaatttgttcaaagtaaacgtgccggcccacctcgacactcagtcaagagcaccgcggcgggattgagttgggccgcccttgcgagctaagcccaccggcaggacgtcccacgacacgccagttaacaccgcgtacgatgaaccagcggcgtgggacacagattcgactacgagctttttaaccgcaacaactttaatatacgctattggagctggaattaccgcggctgctggcaccagacttgccctccaattgatcctcgttaaagggtttagagtgtactcattccgattacggggcctcggatgagtcccgtatcgttatttttcgtcactacctccccgtgccgggagtgggtaatttgcgcgcctgctgccttccttggatgtggtagccgtttctcaggctccctctccggaatcgaaccctgattccccgttacccgttacaaccatggtaggcgcagaacctaccatcgacagttgataaggcagacatttgaaagatgcgtcgccggtgcgagaccgtgcgatcagcgaaaagttattcagagtcaccaaattgtacgatgacgagcaagcccgccaccgattggttttgatctaataaaagcgctccttccgtctccggtcggaactctgtttgcatgtattagctctagaattaccacagttatccaagtaaatgtgggtacgatctaaggaaccataactgatttaatgagcctttcgcggtttcaccttaatttggcttgtactgagacatgcatggcttaatctttgagacaagcatatgactactggcaggatcaaccagggaactgtgttttataatatat
This window encodes:
- the LOC130898876 gene encoding uncharacterized protein LOC130898876 encodes the protein MTAKRLTYYLEQTNNIDERQYGFREGRTTTEAIDKIITKIRHNKDHKIHTLVITLDMSNAFNTAWTPQVVDILRQKNTPRNIAKLCTDFLKHRHIRTENIETDTHRGCPQGSSLGPALWNLIMEDWFRYLDETGGLDIDDMIQAFADDQIILLTGTSLNVLERKWRSIWAACTKWAENQKLTYNKDKTEIMFIPYKTTRQPRLKMDGHTVQIKDNIEYLGLTIDTGLLFLDHIKKVRKKTSDIASKLIAVTGRKWGRKPLILRHIYEHAIKPMVLYASEIWGHRYKDSRIIRQLRATERPYLLAITKAYRTTPTSALHVLAGVTPLQADAGARWETYIRRKPLLNTLHTYTTDKPHPTRRPLHLRLTDETQEEQTSQLHIYTDASKKDESSTIGIYIKNTIQKYYKIKVTTTCDINTLEMYAIYMGTTILLELAQNTPSTEVTIHTDSKNAIYTLQHMNTNTKITAKLTKNIQDLEQTGKTIMIQYTNRQRHGMQIADRLAKEAHEQPEQTTKLFTKNMYKQERHTLAMRHWQQLWDNETTGRKTYEWIKHTKHKYADLNWKTIQALTGHGHIQTYYERFNLRETDGNCTHCQTPETIQHVRNDCTDHDRLQARTLLTTRLRTLDIQYPPTDIDIHNETIAVWLNEWAQQTIHDDETN